The following proteins are encoded in a genomic region of Paenibacillus sp. FSL R7-0273:
- a CDS encoding AraC family transcriptional regulator: MNNDYKQRIGAVLQFIEEHIGEDIKLDTLAEVSSFSKYHFSRVFSAIIHKSPMNYLTERRLHHAVTYLRSTNKTMLDISSLCGFSSLSSFNAAFKREFGTTPSAMRKSEQKKPSNIPSVSGNNPEDLSAPKDYALNSNSNNFLRRVWGMNIELKELPGYKVAYVRHVGSYLETYKAWETLGAWVRSSGLAAAETFIGISLDDPGVTGESSCRYDACITVPDGFTEEEEDTGIAFRDLPGGTYALYKFYDTIDKLAIAYQSVYGGWLPSSGYEPDDRDALEFCMNDPYSDPEGKAKIDLYVPIKRTLS, encoded by the coding sequence ATGAACAACGATTATAAGCAGCGTATCGGGGCGGTTCTGCAATTTATAGAAGAACATATTGGAGAGGACATCAAGCTCGACACGCTTGCAGAGGTTTCCAGCTTTTCTAAATATCATTTTTCCAGAGTGTTCTCCGCCATTATACATAAAAGCCCGATGAACTATCTGACGGAAAGACGTCTTCATCATGCCGTTACTTATCTGCGTTCAACCAACAAGACTATGCTGGATATTTCATCCCTGTGCGGCTTCAGCTCGCTCTCCAGCTTCAATGCTGCTTTTAAAAGGGAATTTGGCACTACCCCAAGCGCCATGCGCAAGTCTGAACAGAAGAAACCTAGCAACATTCCGTCAGTCTCCGGCAATAATCCGGAAGATTTGTCCGCTCCCAAAGACTATGCTTTGAACAGCAACAGTAATAATTTTCTAAGGAGAGTGTGGGGAATGAACATTGAACTGAAGGAGCTGCCAGGTTATAAGGTAGCCTATGTAAGGCATGTCGGCAGCTATCTTGAAACGTATAAGGCGTGGGAAACGCTCGGTGCATGGGTGCGGAGCAGTGGTCTGGCGGCCGCAGAAACTTTTATCGGCATATCTTTGGATGATCCGGGTGTAACCGGCGAAAGCTCCTGCAGGTATGATGCCTGTATTACGGTTCCAGATGGATTTACGGAGGAGGAGGAGGATACGGGTATTGCGTTTAGAGACCTGCCCGGCGGTACGTATGCGCTCTATAAGTTCTATGACACCATCGACAAGCTTGCCATTGCGTATCAGAGTGTGTACGGCGGGTGGCTGCCTTCAAGCGGGTATGAGCCTGATGACCGTGACGCCCTCGAGTTCTGTATGAATGATCCCTACTCCGATCCTGAGGGCAAGGCCAAAATTGACCTGTATGTCCCTATCAAACGGACCCTATCCTAA
- a CDS encoding DMT family transporter, whose product MGSLFLSLAASIWGGMYVVVKHVVDVVPPLEIVWLRYLIAIIALLVIGVVTKQSWRIAKRDMLLIILIGLIGNTVSILTQEAGTMLSTAQMGAIITSTTPAFMVLFARIILKERITLKKALSIILATTGVGVIVGTGSIDPSLRLGGISLLVAALTWALMSVLVKKVPGQYSQIVVTFYSILVAFAVITPFTVSRLPRLDLQAMLHPSIWGGLLYLGIISTACGFLLWNRGLQMLNASSGGLFFFLQPVVGTLLGWLLLGEQIGLTFWTGTAFIFIGVLLVVREK is encoded by the coding sequence ATGGGATCATTGTTTTTGTCACTGGCTGCCAGCATCTGGGGCGGTATGTATGTTGTTGTAAAGCATGTGGTGGACGTTGTGCCGCCGCTCGAAATCGTGTGGCTCCGTTATTTGATTGCCATTATTGCCCTGCTGGTCATCGGGGTTGTAACAAAGCAGTCGTGGCGTATTGCCAAACGGGATATGCTGCTGATTATCCTGATAGGCCTGATTGGCAACACGGTCTCCATTCTGACTCAGGAAGCGGGCACGATGCTGTCTACTGCACAGATGGGCGCTATCATTACTTCAACGACACCGGCGTTTATGGTGCTGTTTGCAAGGATCATCCTTAAAGAGCGGATTACGCTCAAAAAAGCATTGTCGATCATATTGGCAACTACCGGCGTAGGCGTTATTGTAGGAACCGGGAGTATCGATCCTTCGCTGCGGCTTGGGGGCATATCTCTGCTTGTTGCGGCACTTACCTGGGCACTAATGTCTGTCCTCGTAAAAAAAGTGCCGGGACAATACTCACAGATTGTTGTCACGTTCTACAGTATCCTCGTAGCGTTTGCTGTGATTACTCCGTTTACGGTAAGCCGGCTCCCCAGGCTCGATCTCCAGGCGATGCTGCACCCGTCGATCTGGGGCGGTCTGCTGTATCTGGGGATTATTTCGACAGCCTGCGGCTTTCTGCTGTGGAACCGCGGCCTGCAGATGCTGAATGCATCCAGCGGTGGTTTGTTTTTCTTCCTGCAGCCGGTCGTCGGTACACTGCTGGGGTGGCTGCTGCTTGGTGAACAGATTGGTTTGACTTTTTGGACAGGCACCGCATTTATTTTTATAGGTGTACTATTGGTTGTCCGGGAGAAATGA
- the cysK gene encoding cysteine synthase A has product MKSKVVNNIAELIGDTPAVRLNRLTGPDDAEVYVKLEMFNPSGSVKDRAAYNLILQAELDGRLQPGGTIIEPTSGNTGIGLAMNAAAKGYKAILVMPDNMTKERINILKAYGADVVLTPAAERMPGAIAKALELGAAIPGSFIPQQFENAANPDIHRTTTAPEIIEQMEGRLDVFVATSGTGGTITGTGEVLRRELPGIRIVVVEPHGSPVLSGGQPGPHKLVGTSPGFIPAILNTGVYDEIVQVEDEAALETVRALASKEGILIGPSGGAAVWTALQEARRLGPGKRVLCIAPDTGERYLSMGIF; this is encoded by the coding sequence ATGAAATCGAAAGTAGTGAATAATATCGCCGAGCTGATCGGGGACACGCCGGCTGTGCGGCTTAACCGCCTGACCGGCCCTGATGATGCGGAAGTCTACGTCAAGCTGGAGATGTTCAACCCCAGCGGCAGTGTAAAAGACCGCGCGGCCTATAATCTGATCCTCCAGGCAGAGCTGGACGGACGGCTGCAGCCGGGCGGAACGATCATCGAGCCGACCAGCGGCAATACCGGCATTGGCCTTGCGATGAACGCTGCAGCAAAAGGCTATAAGGCCATTCTCGTCATGCCTGATAATATGACGAAGGAACGGATCAACATCCTGAAGGCATATGGCGCTGATGTGGTACTGACTCCGGCGGCAGAGCGGATGCCGGGTGCGATTGCCAAGGCGCTGGAGCTGGGGGCAGCCATTCCGGGCAGCTTCATTCCGCAGCAGTTCGAGAATGCCGCCAATCCGGATATCCACCGCACGACGACCGCCCCGGAAATTATCGAGCAGATGGAAGGGCGGCTTGACGTGTTTGTCGCCACCTCGGGGACCGGCGGAACCATCACTGGAACCGGCGAGGTGCTGCGCCGGGAGCTGCCGGGCATCCGGATCGTCGTTGTTGAGCCGCACGGCTCACCCGTACTGTCCGGCGGCCAGCCCGGACCGCATAAGCTGGTCGGCACAAGCCCCGGCTTCATCCCGGCAATCCTTAACACTGGCGTATATGATGAAATCGTCCAGGTGGAGGATGAAGCTGCACTGGAGACTGTCCGTGCGCTGGCCAGTAAGGAAGGTATTCTGATCGGCCCTTCCGGCGGCGCGGCCGTCTGGACTGCGCTGCAGGAGGCACGCCGGCTCGGGCCCGGCAAGCGGGTGCTGTGTATTGCGCCGGATACAGGGGAACGCTATCTGAGTATGGGAATATTCTAA
- a CDS encoding VanZ family protein translates to MNQTRVMREKKAASVKRTAQQPDAFAKLRSAGLQAVFAVYIYVLFKIILFKFSPIDFRFLWHQLQRSPDTILRQLRLGNFTPLETVYNTFDPVTVTKLVNLVGNIALFIPFGIFIALLSSNRKITWFGVMLRSFGLSAVLECAQGLFSIGTFDVDDLLLNTLGGVIGYGLFRLWRAGQKARPAQ, encoded by the coding sequence ATGAACCAGACCCGGGTTATGCGTGAAAAAAAGGCTGCTTCTGTGAAACGCACAGCGCAGCAGCCGGACGCTTTTGCCAAGCTCCGTTCGGCCGGTCTGCAAGCTGTATTCGCAGTCTATATCTATGTATTGTTCAAAATCATCCTTTTCAAGTTCAGTCCGATCGACTTCCGCTTTCTGTGGCACCAGCTGCAGCGCAGTCCGGATACGATCCTGCGCCAGCTGCGGCTGGGCAACTTCACTCCGCTGGAGACCGTCTATAATACATTTGATCCGGTTACTGTAACCAAGCTGGTGAACCTTGTCGGAAATATCGCGTTATTTATCCCTTTCGGTATATTTATAGCTCTTTTGTCCTCTAACCGGAAGATTACCTGGTTCGGCGTAATGCTACGCTCCTTCGGACTCAGCGCTGTGCTTGAATGTGCGCAAGGGCTGTTCTCGATCGGTACGTTCGACGTTGACGATCTGCTGCTGAACACCTTAGGCGGTGTAATCGGCTACGGCTTGTTCAGGCTGTGGCGGGCAGGCCAAAAAGCCCGGCCGGCGCAATGA
- a CDS encoding D-Ala-D-Ala carboxypeptidase VanY — MKKRVFCAVLIALLGWEALRQMNGTGEPADGLQMVQVMNGEGKRSDLTAVSASRVHQGNLLLVNKDYPVHSEGVTSDIIKLAEHRELTAGYALLDNDTRLSKTVALQFSKMVEAAAGEGVSQFLISSGYRDTDKQKQLYEEKGADYALPPGHSEHNLGLSLDIGSSQMEMSRAPEGRWLEANAWDYGFILRYPKDKSDITGIQYEPWHFRYVGLPHSIIMRDKHYTLEEYLDFLKEQQSVTVKVKGTVYQISYYPVNGSSTFIPVPAGQQCDISGNNIEGLIITSHP; from the coding sequence ATGAAGAAGCGGGTTTTTTGCGCGGTTTTGATTGCATTACTGGGCTGGGAGGCTCTGCGGCAAATGAACGGAACTGGTGAACCGGCTGACGGGCTGCAGATGGTCCAGGTCATGAACGGTGAAGGTAAACGGTCTGATCTGACTGCCGTTTCAGCAAGCCGTGTGCACCAGGGCAATCTGCTGCTGGTTAACAAGGATTATCCGGTGCATTCGGAGGGTGTCACGTCCGACATCATTAAATTGGCAGAGCACAGGGAGCTGACGGCCGGCTATGCGCTGCTTGATAATGACACCCGGCTGTCCAAAACAGTAGCCCTGCAATTTTCAAAAATGGTCGAAGCAGCAGCTGGAGAAGGAGTCAGCCAGTTTCTGATCAGCAGCGGCTACCGGGATACTGACAAACAGAAGCAGCTTTATGAGGAAAAAGGAGCCGATTACGCCCTTCCGCCCGGCCACAGCGAGCATAACCTCGGGCTGTCGCTGGATATCGGGTCCTCGCAGATGGAGATGAGCCGTGCACCTGAAGGCCGGTGGCTGGAGGCTAATGCCTGGGACTATGGCTTCATCCTCCGCTATCCCAAGGACAAGTCGGACATCACCGGCATCCAGTATGAGCCCTGGCATTTCCGTTATGTCGGCTTGCCGCACAGCATCATTATGCGCGACAAGCACTATACGCTGGAGGAGTATCTTGATTTCCTGAAGGAGCAGCAATCGGTTACCGTAAAAGTTAAAGGGACGGTATACCAGATTTCCTATTATCCTGTTAACGGCAGCAGCACCTTCATACCTGTACCTGCCGGGCAGCAATGTGACATATCGGGCAATAACATAGAGGGATTGATCATAACCTCACATCCATAA
- a CDS encoding sensor histidine kinase: MAKRFRSFRFQMIFLLTLSMLCSGIITYGLYKVLQLYYTSTVMAEDPLARFRYMISNIGDLNFFLIFFIPLALVFFYLFTKPYARYFREISQQIRQLAEGNFTSRITIPSQDEFGDIAADLNVTSGKLQQAVERGDFAENSKDQLVLNLAHDLRTPLTSVLGYLDYVLKDEALSAEQVRHYTSIAYTKSRRLERLIDELFELTRMNYGMLKIDRNPLDLSELLVQLHEELYPLLDNNGLTARLELAPVMEIQGDGELLARVFENLLTNAVRYGKDGQYVDISCKEEDGQAVVRVTNYGGSIQPADLPFVFDMFYTGDRARSHQEGSTGLGLFIAKNIVEQHKGEVTVASDPVRTSFVVKLPLGV; the protein is encoded by the coding sequence ATGGCTAAAAGGTTTCGCAGCTTCCGCTTCCAGATGATCTTCCTACTCACGCTGAGCATGCTATGCTCCGGTATTATCACCTATGGGCTGTACAAGGTTCTGCAGCTGTATTATACGTCCACCGTTATGGCCGAAGACCCGCTCGCCCGGTTCCGGTATATGATCAGTAATATCGGGGACCTTAATTTCTTCCTGATCTTTTTTATACCGTTGGCCCTGGTCTTCTTCTACCTGTTTACGAAGCCGTATGCCCGCTATTTCCGTGAGATTTCACAGCAGATCCGTCAGCTGGCAGAAGGGAATTTTACCAGCCGGATCACCATCCCCTCGCAGGATGAGTTCGGGGACATTGCTGCCGATCTGAATGTAACCAGCGGCAAGCTGCAGCAGGCGGTGGAGCGGGGGGATTTTGCCGAGAACAGCAAGGACCAGCTGGTGCTCAATCTGGCGCATGATCTGCGCACACCGCTGACCTCTGTGCTGGGTTATCTCGATTATGTGCTGAAGGATGAAGCCTTATCTGCCGAACAGGTAAGGCATTACACCTCCATCGCCTATACCAAATCACGGCGGCTGGAGCGGCTGATCGATGAGCTGTTTGAGCTTACCCGGATGAACTACGGCATGCTCAAGATTGACCGCAATCCGCTCGATCTGAGCGAGCTGCTCGTCCAGCTTCATGAGGAGCTGTACCCGCTGCTGGACAACAACGGGCTGACTGCCCGGCTGGAGCTGGCTCCCGTTATGGAAATTCAAGGTGACGGTGAGCTGCTGGCCCGCGTATTCGAGAACCTGCTGACCAATGCGGTCCGTTACGGCAAGGACGGCCAGTATGTCGATATCAGCTGCAAGGAAGAGGACGGACAGGCAGTTGTCCGGGTAACCAATTACGGGGGCAGCATTCAGCCTGCGGATTTGCCCTTTGTATTTGATATGTTTTATACAGGCGACCGGGCGCGGAGCCATCAGGAGGGCAGCACCGGGCTCGGCCTGTTCATCGCCAAAAATATTGTCGAGCAGCACAAAGGCGAGGTTACGGTAGCCAGTGATCCGGTCCGCACAAGCTTTGTAGTAAAGCTGCCGCTTGGTGTGTAA
- a CDS encoding response regulator transcription factor — MKRITILIADDDAEIAGLVALHLEKEGYHTVKVTDGKAAVQAVQSRHIDLAVLDIMMPGLDGHEVTRQIREQHQLPIIFLSAKTSDLDKITGLVIGADDYMTKPFNPMELVARVNAQLRRFMQLNQPQAERRPVLESGGLVIDPDRRTVELFGTNVELTPKEFDILYLLASYPKKVFSAENLFQQVWGEAYFESGNTVMVHIRTLRKKLGEEQNKNKLIKTIWGVGYTFNG; from the coding sequence ATGAAACGGATAACAATCCTTATCGCCGACGACGATGCTGAAATTGCCGGACTGGTAGCTCTGCATCTGGAAAAAGAGGGCTATCACACCGTCAAGGTGACCGATGGCAAAGCCGCGGTACAAGCCGTCCAGTCCCGCCACATTGATCTGGCGGTTCTTGATATTATGATGCCCGGCCTAGACGGGCATGAGGTGACCCGGCAGATCCGCGAGCAGCATCAGCTGCCGATTATTTTTCTGAGTGCCAAAACCTCGGACCTCGACAAAATCACCGGGCTGGTCATCGGCGCCGACGATTATATGACGAAGCCGTTCAACCCGATGGAACTGGTAGCCCGGGTAAACGCGCAGCTGCGCCGCTTCATGCAGCTTAACCAGCCACAGGCTGAGCGCAGGCCGGTGCTTGAATCCGGCGGGCTGGTTATTGACCCCGACCGCCGGACGGTGGAGCTGTTCGGAACGAACGTTGAGCTGACCCCCAAGGAATTCGACATTTTGTACCTGCTGGCCAGCTATCCGAAGAAGGTGTTCAGCGCGGAGAATCTGTTCCAGCAGGTGTGGGGCGAGGCTTATTTTGAGAGCGGAAATACCGTTATGGTTCACATCCGCACGCTGCGCAAAAAGCTTGGCGAGGAGCAGAACAAGAACAAACTGATCAAAACCATATGGGGAGTAGGTTATACGTTCAATGGCTAA
- a CDS encoding sensor histidine kinase — protein MILLIPTLMVGIWEFVRHQFLMPYISMDMGNYLTPVLVFVFSIILLLPLFRIMERNRQELEEKRAATTAMEAREGLAKELHDGMAQSLFLLSVRIDRLEQNQQKGTVSAEHVDQLKKTVHEVNRYVRQAIASLKVPVSGEEEFSLERSVQEQLKRIAGEVMIEVALDWQLQADALTSKEQAELLSCIREAVINVRKHTRAGMVKITGTGDKQRWKVSVADNGGGIVHMDPFQVNGSYGLQIMRERTESMGWQLGLISGPEGTAVEIVKGGTADEPIPGDDRR, from the coding sequence TTGATTCTGCTGATTCCCACATTAATGGTCGGGATTTGGGAGTTCGTGCGCCACCAGTTTCTGATGCCGTACATCTCGATGGATATGGGGAACTATTTAACACCGGTGCTTGTGTTCGTGTTCAGTATTATTTTGCTGCTGCCGCTGTTCCGGATTATGGAGCGTAACCGGCAGGAGCTGGAGGAGAAACGGGCGGCAACAACGGCAATGGAAGCCCGCGAAGGGCTGGCGAAGGAGCTGCATGACGGGATGGCGCAGTCCCTGTTTTTGCTGTCTGTGCGTATTGACCGGCTGGAGCAGAACCAGCAGAAGGGCACAGTCAGCGCAGAGCATGTGGATCAGCTGAAAAAGACAGTGCATGAAGTGAACCGCTATGTCCGCCAGGCCATCGCCAGCCTCAAGGTGCCGGTCTCGGGGGAGGAGGAATTTTCCCTGGAACGGTCGGTACAGGAGCAGCTGAAACGGATCGCCGGTGAGGTCATGATTGAGGTTGCGCTCGACTGGCAGCTGCAGGCTGATGCCCTGACGAGTAAAGAGCAGGCGGAGCTGCTGTCCTGTATCAGGGAAGCTGTTATTAATGTACGCAAGCATACCCGCGCCGGTATGGTAAAAATTACAGGCACAGGTGATAAGCAGCGCTGGAAGGTAAGCGTGGCAGATAACGGCGGCGGTATAGTGCATATGGACCCTTTTCAGGTAAATGGAAGCTATGGACTGCAGATTATGCGGGAGCGCACGGAAAGCATGGGCTGGCAGCTCGGCCTGATATCCGGACCGGAAGGAACGGCCGTTGAAATTGTGAAGGGAGGGACCGCAGATGAACCGATACCGGGTGATGATCGTCGATGA
- a CDS encoding response regulator, which yields MNRYRVMIVDDHAHAREAMTEIVSLDERFEVIGAVGSGAEAIVMTGQWMPDLILIDIEMPGMDGLETTRRIKLEYPYVRIVIVTVSDEISYLFEALKQGAQGYLLKNLAPSTWIEYLVAIVSEEVPLSRELAFQILKEFAVTSGKEEREALTAREKEILGCVSSGSTNKEIATTLGISEHTVKNHLKNILQKLQLQNRTQLTRYALEQGLARRERDFPRKR from the coding sequence ATGAACCGATACCGGGTGATGATCGTCGATGATCATGCGCATGCACGTGAGGCCATGACCGAAATCGTGTCACTGGATGAGCGCTTTGAAGTGATCGGTGCGGTCGGCAGCGGTGCCGAGGCGATTGTTATGACCGGCCAGTGGATGCCTGACCTGATTCTGATCGACATCGAAATGCCGGGAATGGATGGACTGGAGACGACGCGGCGCATTAAGCTGGAATATCCGTATGTCCGGATCGTCATCGTTACTGTCTCGGATGAAATCTCCTATCTGTTCGAAGCGTTGAAGCAGGGTGCGCAGGGATATTTGCTGAAAAATCTGGCCCCGTCCACCTGGATCGAATATTTAGTGGCCATTGTTAGTGAGGAGGTCCCGCTGAGCCGGGAGCTGGCTTTTCAGATTCTGAAAGAATTTGCAGTGACCTCCGGCAAAGAGGAGCGGGAAGCATTAACGGCGCGCGAGAAGGAAATACTGGGCTGTGTATCCTCCGGCTCCACAAATAAGGAGATTGCGACAACCCTCGGGATCTCTGAGCATACGGTCAAAAACCATCTTAAGAACATTTTGCAAAAGCTGCAGCTCCAGAACCGTACACAACTGACCCGCTATGCCCTGGAGCAGGGACTGGCCCGCCGGGAGCGGGATTTTCCGCGGAAAAGATAA
- a CDS encoding YcnI family copper-binding membrane protein encodes MNKLLRKLLTLAAPMAAALSLFAAVASAHVTVSPAESTTGAWETYTLKVPSEKDIATTQIDLRMPEGAEFKQYETTPGWTVTVEGNKISWISTGDGILAGQFQRFYFTAKNPDTAGDIAWDAYQHYADGSLVQWSGEEGSDTPHSVTEIVQAAGGGDAHSHGGAAHSGSMTMDEHEAIMENVESGSTSPMVYITLGISLLAFLLSAIALLRGKKE; translated from the coding sequence TTGAATAAACTGCTTCGTAAACTACTGACACTTGCTGCCCCTATGGCAGCTGCACTATCACTATTTGCCGCTGTGGCCAGCGCCCATGTAACCGTATCACCGGCTGAATCCACCACAGGCGCCTGGGAAACCTATACACTGAAGGTCCCGTCGGAAAAAGACATTGCCACAACTCAGATCGACCTTCGCATGCCGGAAGGCGCCGAGTTCAAGCAATATGAAACGACGCCGGGCTGGACCGTTACGGTCGAAGGCAACAAAATCAGCTGGATATCAACCGGTGACGGCATCTTGGCCGGCCAGTTCCAGCGCTTCTACTTCACAGCCAAGAACCCGGATACTGCCGGCGATATCGCCTGGGATGCCTACCAGCATTATGCTGACGGCAGTCTGGTGCAATGGTCCGGTGAAGAAGGCAGCGACACGCCGCATTCTGTTACTGAGATCGTCCAGGCCGCTGGCGGCGGTGACGCCCATTCCCATGGAGGGGCTGCACACTCCGGCTCCATGACCATGGATGAGCATGAGGCGATTATGGAGAACGTGGAATCCGGCAGCACTTCGCCGATGGTCTACATCACGCTGGGGATTTCTCTGCTGGCCTTCCTGCTGTCGGCGATCGCGCTGCTTCGGGGGAAGAAGGAGTAG
- a CDS encoding PRK06851 family protein produces the protein MTARILRYFAGGNTAIGFFNLFESNLRGLQRIFILKGGPGTGKSSLMKTIGSEWAERGYDIELIHCSSDKDSIDAVIIPALSVGIVDGTAPHVIEPKAPGAVEEYVNLGEAWDSRALISQREIIGEINQRVADSYKAAYSGFAEALKIHDEWEKIYFAHMDFNKANQLTAGMLEQLFGDTHLTKSAIVKHRFLGAATPAGAVDFVPNLTEGLSNRFFIKGRAGTGKSTMLKKIAAAAEQRGLDTEIYHCGFDPHSLDMVIVRELGFAIFDSTSPHEYFPDREGDVIIDTYETLVAPGTDERYAGPLAEVSSQYKAQMKDAIAALAEAKVHRDQLEKIYVTAMDFRVVDELTDRIRTELLEWTASRGV, from the coding sequence ATGACTGCAAGGATTTTAAGATATTTTGCAGGCGGTAATACAGCTATCGGTTTCTTTAATTTGTTCGAATCGAATCTTCGGGGACTCCAGCGGATCTTTATTTTGAAAGGCGGCCCAGGTACCGGAAAATCCTCACTAATGAAGACAATCGGCTCGGAATGGGCGGAGCGGGGATACGATATAGAGCTGATCCATTGTTCATCCGATAAGGATTCGATCGACGCGGTCATTATACCGGCGCTTAGCGTGGGCATTGTTGACGGCACTGCTCCCCATGTAATCGAACCCAAGGCCCCTGGAGCGGTTGAGGAGTATGTGAATCTTGGGGAAGCCTGGGATTCAAGAGCGCTCATTAGTCAAAGAGAGATTATCGGCGAGATTAATCAACGGGTTGCGGATTCCTATAAGGCAGCGTACAGCGGCTTTGCAGAGGCTCTGAAGATTCATGATGAGTGGGAAAAGATTTATTTTGCGCACATGGATTTTAACAAGGCGAATCAATTAACAGCCGGAATGCTGGAGCAGCTTTTTGGTGATACACATCTTACTAAAAGTGCCATCGTAAAGCACCGGTTTCTGGGAGCGGCGACTCCTGCGGGGGCAGTTGACTTTGTGCCTAATTTGACAGAGGGGCTGTCAAACCGGTTCTTCATTAAAGGCCGGGCGGGAACAGGCAAATCCACCATGCTCAAAAAAATCGCCGCCGCCGCAGAGCAACGGGGCCTGGATACGGAAATCTACCATTGCGGCTTTGATCCCCACAGTCTGGATATGGTTATTGTGCGTGAGCTTGGCTTTGCGATCTTCGACAGCACGAGTCCGCATGAATATTTTCCGGACCGGGAAGGTGACGTGATCATTGATACGTATGAAACCCTTGTCGCACCCGGAACAGATGAGCGTTATGCCGGACCGCTTGCTGAAGTAAGCTCCCAATATAAAGCCCAAATGAAGGATGCCATAGCCGCTCTAGCCGAGGCGAAGGTGCACCGGGATCAATTAGAGAAAATCTATGTCACCGCCATGGATTTCCGTGTGGTGGATGAGCTGACGGACCGTATACGTACTGAGCTGTTGGAATGGACTGCTAGCCGGGGAGTTTGA
- a CDS encoding purple acid phosphatase family protein gives MKHLNNILIIGIILIVVIVAVLVLERLKTERTETALSHGGTPYNLVTTFKGDAGTSRAFTWYTKDPAAAGWLEVVKGDEAAFEGASVIKVQAADATFKTDKGKRGIHKAEVSGLEAGTVYTYRAGSGKEGEWTAAASFTTMESDMDQVTFINVTDSQGEKAADFAVWGQTLNRAVETFPAAQFIVHNGDFAEKAEDSTGWNRFFSNVTSLVARIPLMPVTGNHDEVEEQAAGFTSHFNVPDNGAKGSIAGTTYSFDYGPVHITVLNTESNLSKQAEWLKKDLAGTDQAWKIVAMHRPVYGGNRYKKVEDWAHIFDKYEVDLVLQGHNHEYSRSHPLLNGKIVTGSKKPAGTARGTVYVVTNASGNKFNAKKEDQFYHAVHFQNNKAMFAGVSVRGKMLTYEAYDVDGKRLDLFTLTH, from the coding sequence GTGAAACATTTGAACAACATACTCATAATTGGAATTATTCTCATTGTGGTAATTGTAGCCGTACTGGTACTGGAAAGACTGAAGACGGAGCGTACAGAGACTGCATTGTCCCACGGAGGGACCCCGTACAATCTGGTAACTACGTTCAAAGGAGACGCGGGAACCAGCCGTGCCTTTACCTGGTATACCAAGGACCCTGCTGCAGCCGGCTGGCTGGAGGTTGTAAAGGGGGATGAGGCTGCTTTTGAAGGTGCATCAGTAATTAAAGTGCAGGCTGCAGATGCAACGTTTAAGACCGACAAGGGCAAAAGAGGCATACATAAAGCGGAGGTCAGCGGGCTTGAGGCGGGTACCGTGTACACTTACAGGGCAGGCTCAGGTAAGGAGGGAGAGTGGACTGCTGCAGCCAGCTTCACCACTATGGAGTCAGATATGGACCAGGTAACCTTTATCAATGTGACCGATTCGCAAGGGGAAAAGGCGGCGGATTTTGCGGTATGGGGGCAGACGCTGAACAGGGCAGTGGAGACCTTCCCGGCGGCGCAGTTTATTGTGCATAACGGGGATTTTGCAGAGAAAGCAGAGGATTCTACAGGCTGGAACCGTTTTTTCAGCAATGTAACCAGCCTTGTTGCCCGCATCCCGCTGATGCCGGTGACAGGAAATCACGATGAGGTGGAGGAACAAGCAGCCGGATTCACCTCACACTTCAACGTCCCGGATAACGGGGCTAAGGGATCGATCGCCGGAACGACGTATTCTTTTGACTATGGTCCGGTGCATATTACGGTGCTGAATACGGAGAGTAATCTGAGCAAACAGGCCGAGTGGCTGAAGAAGGATCTGGCGGGCACGGACCAAGCCTGGAAAATCGTCGCCATGCACCGTCCCGTGTACGGGGGCAACAGGTATAAGAAGGTGGAGGACTGGGCCCATATATTTGATAAATATGAAGTGGATCTGGTGCTCCAGGGGCATAATCACGAGTACTCGAGGTCACATCCGCTGCTGAATGGAAAGATTGTGACCGGGAGTAAAAAACCGGCTGGTACGGCCAGGGGGACAGTCTACGTGGTGACGAATGCTTCCGGCAACAAGTTCAATGCGAAGAAAGAAGACCAGTTCTATCATGCCGTGCATTTTCAGAATAACAAGGCGATGTTCGCCGGTGTTAGCGTTAGAGGCAAAATGCTGACTTATGAGGCCTATGATGTGGACGGCAAGAGGCTGGATTTATTTACGCTTACTCATTAA